A region of Gemmatimonadota bacterium DNA encodes the following proteins:
- a CDS encoding BamA/TamA family outer membrane protein yields the protein MIFSRWNAILLLLVFAFSFPAESTSEEDSPPPGYRIHRSIPPQGAKTHMVIPGERFRASGFKRWFYGSNNRDLWTTPIEVSVLDLNSVGGGLTPLRTGGFGQSISLHFTGEDGRRYTVRSLDKDPTKRIWDELKDTIVDDVLQDLISALLPTGALVADPLMEATGILHSKHTLVVIPDDPGLGEYREEFAGLIGTLQEHPSEGPDDTPGFAGSRRISGTERLWEHLEESPCNRVDARAYLKAKLMDLFIGDKDRHYGQWRWAQFPDGDCYTWLTIPEDRDQAFIGFKGFAMAMARKRLPRQITFGDKYPSLVGLSTTGWEMDREFLSELNKTAWDSVVTAFRKDLPDQVIENAVRRLPPPYYKMIGETLTQALKSRRDALPEFASRYYELITRQVEIQATDKDEYAQCEHLPNGDLAVRIGLIEGTGGERKTPYFQRTFHPQETREVRIYLRGGDDHAEISGTKGQIVVRIDGGGGDDALTNSSQSGASKTRFYDYRGKNQFAKGKGAKIDERPYKRPPARLLRARYALDWGGQAATAPIIRVNPDMDVFLGATYHRQHFGYRKDPFSSQHFFKIGLAKDNDLKGIKPFASYTGNFREFMRDFDARIYLKYSGFQTIRFNGFGNKTEILRPSSFYKVEQRHFVFAPALEFRAGDHKGDMPHVGMGSLRSKLTIDFGPIIKYSNTPLSSNREKYIGSLDQPLYGTDSFGQVGALGEVAYDTRNSLGYPTQGIRVRVAGDIYPGVWDVESTFGSIDGAASTYLTAPIPTTPTLALRAGGKKVWGTFPFHESAFLGGSGFVGSGISSGNLRGFRKNRFAGETALYGNSELRLVLTKIKLLVSGEFGLFGIADAGRVIYDKDPDNADKWHTSIGGGIWLSFLKRQQTFSAAIVKGDDLTGVYLRAGFMF from the coding sequence ATGATATTTTCCAGATGGAACGCCATTTTACTCTTGCTGGTGTTCGCTTTTTCTTTTCCGGCAGAATCCACATCTGAGGAGGATTCACCGCCACCAGGATACAGGATTCACCGCTCTATCCCTCCGCAAGGTGCTAAGACCCACATGGTGATTCCAGGAGAAAGATTCCGGGCCAGCGGGTTCAAACGCTGGTTCTACGGCAGCAATAACCGGGACCTCTGGACCACTCCTATCGAGGTTTCAGTCCTCGACCTCAACAGCGTAGGAGGTGGCTTGACACCGCTTCGCACCGGCGGATTCGGGCAGTCTATCTCGCTTCACTTTACAGGGGAAGACGGCCGCCGCTATACGGTCCGCTCCCTGGATAAAGATCCCACCAAAAGAATATGGGACGAACTCAAGGATACGATCGTAGATGACGTCCTCCAGGACTTGATCAGCGCGCTTCTACCAACAGGGGCACTCGTGGCTGATCCGCTGATGGAAGCCACTGGTATCCTCCATTCCAAGCACACACTCGTAGTCATTCCGGATGATCCAGGGCTGGGAGAGTACCGCGAAGAGTTTGCCGGCCTTATAGGAACGCTACAAGAACACCCGTCTGAAGGGCCGGACGATACGCCCGGCTTTGCGGGTTCCCGGAGGATCAGCGGAACGGAGAGGCTGTGGGAACACCTTGAAGAAAGTCCTTGCAACCGCGTCGATGCCCGCGCCTATCTAAAGGCGAAACTGATGGATCTTTTCATCGGCGACAAGGACCGGCATTACGGCCAGTGGAGATGGGCGCAATTCCCCGATGGCGATTGTTATACATGGCTTACAATACCCGAAGATCGCGACCAGGCTTTTATCGGCTTCAAGGGGTTTGCCATGGCAATGGCGCGCAAAAGGCTCCCCAGACAAATCACGTTCGGAGACAAATATCCAAGCCTGGTGGGTCTATCGACCACGGGTTGGGAGATGGACCGCGAGTTTCTGTCCGAACTCAATAAGACCGCGTGGGATTCGGTAGTAACAGCGTTTCGAAAGGACCTGCCCGACCAGGTTATCGAGAATGCCGTGCGGAGACTTCCACCACCGTATTACAAAATGATTGGGGAAACGCTTACCCAAGCCCTCAAATCGAGGCGAGACGCATTGCCTGAATTTGCCAGCAGATACTATGAATTGATTACCCGCCAGGTCGAAATCCAGGCAACCGATAAGGACGAATACGCCCAGTGTGAACACCTGCCGAACGGTGATCTCGCAGTCCGTATCGGTCTGATAGAAGGTACTGGAGGAGAAAGGAAGACACCCTATTTCCAAAGAACTTTCCACCCTCAGGAAACCCGGGAAGTCCGAATATATCTCCGGGGCGGAGATGACCACGCGGAAATATCGGGGACAAAGGGACAGATTGTCGTTCGCATTGATGGTGGCGGTGGGGATGACGCGCTCACAAACTCATCCCAGTCTGGTGCATCAAAAACCCGGTTTTATGATTATCGTGGAAAAAATCAGTTCGCCAAAGGCAAGGGCGCGAAAATCGACGAACGACCCTACAAGCGACCTCCCGCCCGGCTTCTCCGCGCAAGGTATGCACTGGACTGGGGCGGGCAGGCTGCTACTGCTCCGATTATCAGGGTAAACCCGGATATGGATGTATTCTTGGGGGCGACCTACCATCGTCAGCATTTCGGGTATCGAAAAGACCCTTTCTCTTCGCAACATTTTTTCAAGATCGGGCTGGCGAAAGACAATGATCTCAAGGGTATCAAGCCTTTTGCCTCCTATACCGGAAACTTTCGCGAATTCATGCGCGACTTCGACGCGAGAATCTACTTAAAGTACTCCGGGTTCCAGACAATCAGGTTCAATGGATTCGGTAACAAAACGGAAATTCTGCGTCCATCTTCCTTCTATAAGGTGGAACAAAGACATTTCGTTTTCGCACCTGCCCTCGAGTTTCGAGCGGGAGATCATAAAGGAGATATGCCTCATGTTGGTATGGGATCGCTCCGCTCGAAATTAACCATTGACTTTGGGCCGATTATCAAGTATTCAAACACACCACTCAGTTCCAATCGGGAAAAATATATCGGTTCGCTCGATCAACCACTTTACGGTACAGATTCCTTCGGTCAGGTAGGCGCACTGGGTGAAGTCGCGTACGACACGCGCAACAGTTTGGGGTATCCCACTCAGGGGATCAGGGTCAGGGTTGCCGGAGACATCTATCCGGGCGTCTGGGATGTAGAATCGACCTTTGGCAGTATAGATGGGGCAGCCAGTACTTACCTGACAGCCCCTATTCCGACTACCCCCACCCTTGCCTTAAGAGCAGGAGGCAAGAAGGTATGGGGAACCTTTCCCTTCCACGAAAGTGCCTTTCTGGGTGGATCCGGTTTTGTCGGTAGTGGCATATCCAGCGGCAATTTGCGCGGTTTCCGGAAAAACAGGTTCGCTGGAGAGACTGCGCTGTATGGAAATTCCGAACTGCGACTGGTCCTGACAAAAATCAAGCTGCTGGTATCGGGAGAATTCGGATTGTTCGGTATAGCTGATGCCGGCCGGGTAATTTATGACAAAGATCCGGACAATGCCGATAAATGGCACACCAGTATCGGAGGTGGAATCTGGCTGTCTTTTCTCAAGCGCCAGCAGACCTTTAGCGCGGCAATCGTAAAAGGCGATGACCTGACGGGCGTATATCTGCGCGCTGGTTTTATGTTTTAG
- a CDS encoding BamA/TamA family outer membrane protein, with protein MRSFLLSLPLCVFLFCPPKDAHTSTSVTYTDSLYKHDPYDISQARVTDSTDVYVTKTSKVKYLLRSPRYILLTMVYPLEKFAIQVEYAKLWIRYYKFFTNKSGTFGLFPHGQLGGETGTGIGARLFHTNILGRKNALTAHYIYSGEQGQFCEGLYIDPNLLDTGLIWKIQGGYLQTKNRNANINGAIDNDESRLFELKKVDVETSVEWRLKTAETASIVPQFKMVGRIGFSQRDFMPVLGGLQPLSDPGSSPQARLVKGLGTKFKFYRVGLRVIYDDRDYKKPVRQLSHPSNYRFPGRIVTQFGDQFYFARDIGYPERGGFITLEGDWVTGPDRIAFYKIRAEAARYITLFWKNRILVLHARVDKVRSVGDGFVPYTELIQLGGNESARGYTRGYFRGQGALQFNVEYRYPIWDYSNVFLFWDEAQIFDHFGDLRWGGFHSSWGGGIAFRTEVGLLGKIKIGHSTANRFLIGFTMSQAF; from the coding sequence ATGCGCTCATTTCTTCTTTCTCTTCCTTTATGTGTCTTTTTGTTTTGCCCCCCGAAAGACGCACATACCTCAACTTCGGTGACGTACACTGACAGTCTTTACAAGCACGATCCCTACGATATATCGCAAGCCAGAGTTACCGACAGTACGGATGTCTATGTTACAAAAACTTCAAAAGTGAAATATCTCTTGCGATCCCCCCGGTATATCTTGCTGACGATGGTCTATCCTTTGGAGAAATTCGCTATTCAAGTAGAGTACGCAAAACTGTGGATTCGTTACTATAAATTTTTCACCAATAAATCGGGTACATTTGGTCTTTTTCCGCACGGGCAATTGGGAGGAGAAACGGGCACAGGGATTGGAGCGCGTCTTTTCCATACCAATATCCTGGGGCGCAAAAACGCATTGACTGCACACTATATCTATTCGGGCGAGCAGGGGCAATTTTGCGAAGGTCTGTATATTGACCCCAATCTATTGGACACGGGGCTTATTTGGAAAATTCAGGGTGGATATTTGCAAACAAAAAATAGAAATGCCAATATAAACGGCGCAATAGATAACGACGAGTCGAGGCTTTTTGAACTCAAAAAAGTTGATGTTGAAACCTCTGTTGAATGGCGTTTGAAAACGGCTGAGACCGCGTCTATAGTGCCGCAGTTTAAAATGGTGGGCAGGATTGGATTTTCGCAGCGCGATTTTATGCCTGTATTGGGTGGATTGCAACCACTTTCCGACCCGGGATCATCACCACAGGCGCGTCTGGTTAAGGGGTTGGGCACAAAATTCAAATTTTATCGCGTTGGGCTTCGGGTAATATATGATGACCGCGATTATAAAAAACCAGTTCGCCAGCTTTCTCATCCATCCAATTATCGTTTTCCAGGCAGGATAGTTACACAATTTGGAGATCAGTTTTATTTTGCGCGAGATATTGGATATCCCGAACGCGGTGGATTTATCACTTTAGAAGGCGACTGGGTGACAGGCCCTGATCGCATTGCGTTCTACAAGATACGCGCCGAAGCTGCCCGTTATATCACGCTGTTCTGGAAGAACCGCATTCTGGTTCTGCACGCACGGGTGGATAAAGTGCGGTCAGTGGGGGATGGATTTGTTCCTTATACCGAGTTGATTCAATTGGGCGGTAATGAATCGGCACGCGGATACACGCGCGGTTATTTTCGCGGACAGGGAGCATTGCAATTTAATGTGGAGTATCGATATCCAATATGGGATTATTCGAATGTGTTTTTGTTTTGGGATGAAGCGCAAATTTTTGACCATTTTGGAGATTTGAGGTGGGGAGGGTTCCATTCTTCGTGGGGTGGCGGCATTGCATTTCGCACGGAGGTCGGTTTGCTCGGCAAAATCAAAATTGGGCATAGTACTGCCAATCGTTTCCTCATCGGATTTACGATGAGCCAGGCATTTTAG
- a CDS encoding BamA/TamA family outer membrane protein, with the protein MSGYIRLYGLIDRSSFNSFKVGNQMTGKRLYAIKCGIVQSLFVFLLCFGFALSITLPAFAKQKPRVALVLSGGGARGGAHIGVLRVLEREGIPIDLIVGVSYGALVGGLYAAGYSVDNVERIIVGTDWWEITNNHPNRRLSNLNRKPIADRQMLALRLDKLNLKLPYGVFAGQKIQHFLNQLTLGAIYRARNDFDRLPTPFRAIATDILSGEQVVLKNGSLGTAIRASISVPGVFAPISTEQTHLVDGGIVNNLPVDVALDAGADLVIAVDCATPLRTQKHEVEDIIDVIDQAVSFRIEEKKIANRKLAHVLIMPDLKKFDGGDFNLSYTLIPIGEKEAEKHLDAIWKALQTLGISKRVEKSRPSILPDDFDFRTWVDIPSDIVIDRVRIEGLERYSQEVFTSRLEKFVNKPISFRKLENESGRFYATGLFQTVDYEVIYHEDYTELVFQVLENPPSELKIGLHYDNDFGVAALTEFAHQNAYGPVAEFYFRGLLGNLKLAEMDLIFRSSRRLGFFGEIQGWNQDRLYFQNGQHQDTYNEKRFRARLGMQVLFHSWGGFKVGYQVEHVRIRDADSSIGNASKDLPALWLSAGIDTRDDAFLTRHGIYFQTQAKWVHRTFSHKQVQTQLAYFTSPHPQLSVSLWSHGGYMTQPAPIYEHFALGGAGHFSNTALRVVGLKRDKLRAFRFVSAGISIWSHMKFWGSIPLSAVGIFYQGGLYNMSSNPDQPNTRIHGFGIGGYISTTFLGPIRVDIVSTEEKDIRIYTSVGFAF; encoded by the coding sequence ATGTCGGGCTATATCAGATTGTACGGGTTGATCGACAGGAGTAGTTTCAATTCTTTCAAAGTCGGGAATCAGATGACAGGCAAAAGGTTATACGCAATCAAATGCGGCATAGTTCAAAGCCTATTTGTTTTTTTGTTGTGTTTCGGTTTTGCCCTGTCTATCACGCTTCCTGCTTTTGCAAAACAGAAGCCCCGAGTCGCACTGGTGCTCAGTGGGGGAGGCGCGCGTGGCGGGGCACATATCGGCGTGTTGCGCGTGCTCGAGCGCGAAGGCATACCCATTGATTTGATCGTGGGCGTAAGTTATGGCGCTCTGGTGGGAGGACTGTACGCTGCCGGATATTCTGTTGATAATGTCGAACGCATTATTGTAGGAACAGATTGGTGGGAAATAACCAATAATCACCCCAACCGTCGTCTGTCGAATTTGAATCGCAAACCAATAGCTGATCGCCAGATGCTTGCATTGCGCCTCGATAAGTTGAACCTGAAATTACCTTATGGGGTTTTTGCCGGACAAAAAATTCAGCATTTTCTCAATCAATTGACCCTTGGCGCAATTTATCGGGCGCGAAACGATTTTGATCGGCTGCCAACGCCTTTCCGCGCAATAGCAACAGATATTTTATCTGGCGAACAGGTCGTGCTTAAAAATGGCTCGCTCGGCACGGCAATCAGAGCGAGTATTTCTGTTCCCGGGGTGTTTGCGCCGATAAGTACAGAACAAACCCATCTCGTAGATGGCGGCATTGTCAATAACTTGCCTGTGGATGTCGCATTAGACGCCGGGGCTGATTTAGTTATTGCCGTGGATTGTGCCACACCTTTGCGCACTCAAAAGCACGAAGTTGAAGATATTATCGACGTCATTGATCAGGCTGTTAGTTTTCGAATTGAAGAAAAAAAAATCGCAAATCGAAAACTCGCCCATGTGCTGATCATGCCCGATTTAAAAAAATTTGACGGAGGCGATTTTAATCTGTCATATACCTTGATCCCAATTGGTGAAAAAGAAGCCGAAAAACATCTGGATGCGATCTGGAAGGCTCTGCAAACGCTCGGAATTTCAAAGCGTGTCGAAAAATCGAGACCGTCGATATTGCCAGATGATTTTGATTTCAGAACCTGGGTAGATATACCATCGGATATTGTAATTGACCGGGTTCGGATTGAGGGTTTAGAGCGCTATTCACAAGAGGTATTTACATCGCGGTTGGAAAAGTTTGTCAATAAGCCGATATCGTTTCGGAAACTGGAAAACGAATCTGGCCGATTCTATGCGACCGGATTATTTCAAACGGTAGATTACGAGGTTATCTACCATGAAGACTATACCGAACTGGTTTTTCAGGTACTTGAAAACCCCCCCAGTGAGTTGAAAATAGGACTTCATTACGACAATGATTTTGGGGTTGCGGCACTGACCGAGTTTGCACATCAAAATGCTTATGGCCCCGTAGCAGAGTTTTATTTTCGCGGCCTGTTGGGCAATTTGAAGCTTGCTGAAATGGATTTAATTTTTCGCTCATCCAGGCGCCTGGGTTTCTTCGGGGAGATTCAGGGTTGGAATCAAGATCGGTTGTATTTTCAAAATGGGCAACACCAGGACACATATAACGAGAAGCGTTTTCGCGCGCGATTGGGCATGCAGGTTTTGTTCCACAGTTGGGGAGGTTTCAAAGTGGGGTATCAAGTCGAGCATGTCCGCATTCGCGATGCGGACAGTTCAATAGGCAATGCGTCTAAAGATCTGCCCGCCTTGTGGCTATCTGCAGGTATTGACACCCGAGACGATGCGTTTTTGACAAGACACGGCATCTATTTTCAAACGCAAGCAAAATGGGTTCATCGGACATTTTCACATAAGCAGGTGCAAACGCAACTCGCGTACTTCACCAGCCCCCATCCGCAATTGAGTGTGAGCCTCTGGTCTCACGGAGGCTATATGACACAGCCTGCACCGATTTATGAACACTTCGCATTAGGTGGTGCAGGACACTTTAGTAACACAGCATTGCGCGTTGTCGGTCTCAAACGCGACAAACTGCGGGCTTTCAGGTTCGTATCGGCGGGCATTTCTATTTGGAGCCACATGAAATTTTGGGGATCCATACCGCTCAGTGCTGTTGGAATTTTCTATCAGGGCGGCCTGTACAATATGTCTTCCAATCCGGATCAGCCCAATACCCGTATCCACGGTTTTGGTATTGGTGGTTATATCAGCACAACATTTTTAGGTCCCATTCGCGTTGATATTGTGAGTACAGAAGAAAAGGATATCCGGATTTATACCTCAGTCGGATTTGCGTTTTGA